A stretch of Lysobacter sp. K5869 DNA encodes these proteins:
- a CDS encoding glycerophosphodiester phosphodiesterase family protein — protein MLQLNFPRRPLAALALLLAATAAGAAAPERTPSMPQTPNTAPLGQHGLIVIAHRGASGYRPEHTLEAYRLAIQQGADFIEPDLVATRDGELVVRHENEISGTTDVAAHPEFADRKTSKTIDGQALTGWFTEDFTLAELKTLRAKERIPQIRAGNARYDGQFPIATFKEVIALAKAESRDGRTIGIYPETKHPTWFASEGKHLDGSPIHLSLGRKLIETLVAEGFTEPRRVYIQSFEVSNLIELKREIMPKAGVNLPLVQLYGDFAKEAPYDLVYNLRTGADVDRIYGAELELIVPGGLSAINYGALTEPAALAWMKAHYVSGLGPSKSSLIERAPLPAKRDADGDGHALLSTRNTGYIHPVLGRALAAGLQVHPYTVRAEEPFLTQTANGVDQSALGEALQLYGLGVQGFFIDNPDIGVAARKLFLEQSKIAVPAK, from the coding sequence ATGCTGCAACTGAACTTCCCGCGCCGGCCGCTGGCCGCGCTCGCGCTGCTGCTCGCCGCCACCGCCGCCGGTGCGGCCGCGCCCGAACGGACGCCCTCGATGCCCCAAACCCCGAACACCGCACCGCTGGGCCAGCACGGCCTGATCGTCATCGCCCACCGCGGCGCCAGCGGCTATCGCCCCGAACACACGCTCGAAGCCTATCGTCTGGCGATCCAGCAGGGCGCCGACTTCATCGAACCGGATCTGGTCGCGACCCGCGACGGCGAACTGGTGGTGCGCCACGAGAACGAAATCTCCGGCACCACCGACGTCGCCGCGCATCCCGAGTTCGCCGACCGCAAGACCAGCAAGACCATCGACGGCCAGGCCCTCACCGGCTGGTTCACCGAAGACTTCACCCTGGCCGAGCTCAAGACGCTGCGCGCCAAGGAACGCATCCCGCAGATCCGCGCCGGCAACGCGCGCTACGACGGCCAGTTCCCGATCGCCACGTTCAAGGAAGTGATCGCGCTGGCCAAGGCCGAGAGCCGCGACGGCCGCACCATCGGCATCTATCCGGAAACCAAGCACCCGACCTGGTTCGCCAGCGAGGGCAAGCATCTCGACGGCAGCCCGATCCATCTCTCGCTGGGCCGCAAGCTGATCGAGACCTTGGTCGCCGAGGGGTTCACCGAGCCGCGCCGGGTCTACATCCAGAGCTTCGAGGTGAGCAACCTCATCGAACTCAAGCGCGAGATCATGCCCAAGGCGGGCGTGAATCTGCCGCTGGTGCAGCTGTACGGCGATTTCGCCAAGGAAGCGCCCTACGATCTGGTCTACAACCTGCGCACCGGCGCCGACGTGGACCGCATCTACGGCGCCGAGCTGGAGCTGATCGTTCCCGGCGGGCTGAGCGCGATCAACTACGGCGCGCTGACCGAACCGGCGGCGCTGGCGTGGATGAAGGCGCATTACGTTTCCGGCCTGGGCCCGTCCAAGAGCAGCCTGATCGAACGCGCGCCGCTGCCGGCCAAGCGCGACGCCGACGGCGACGGCCATGCGCTGCTGAGCACGCGCAACACCGGCTACATCCATCCCGTGCTCGGCCGCGCGCTGGCGGCGGGGCTGCAAGTGCATCCCTACACCGTGCGCGCCGAGGAACCGTTCCTGACCCAGACCGCGAACGGCGTGGACCAGAGCGCGCTGGGTGAGGCGCTGCAGTTGTACGGGTTGGGCGTGCAGGGCTTCTTCATCGACAACCCCGACATCGGCGTGGCCGCGCGCAAGCTGTTCCTGGAACAGAGCAAGATCGCCGTGCCGGCCAAATAA
- a CDS encoding NAD-dependent protein deacetylase — protein MSATPDPSHSDAAQRLRDWLRPHRRVFVLTGAGISTGSGIPHYRDESGAWQRKPPIDFRAFTGDARARSRYWARSFVGWPSFDGAQPNAGHRALARWQQREPAHALVTQNVDALHSRAGSLDVVDLHGRLDEVVCLDCGARQPRAQVQEELARRNPDWQGLGAVALPDGDADLEGLEFERFQIPPCAACGGMLKPDVVFFGENVPRARVAAAQQSLAAADAMLVVGSSLMVYSGFRFARAAREAGLPLALLNRGVTRADEIATLKLEADCGATLDAALA, from the coding sequence ATGAGCGCTACGCCCGATCCGTCCCACTCCGACGCCGCCCAACGCCTGCGCGATTGGCTGCGCCCGCACCGCCGCGTGTTCGTGCTGACCGGCGCGGGCATCAGCACCGGCTCGGGGATTCCGCATTACCGCGACGAGAGCGGCGCGTGGCAGCGCAAGCCGCCGATCGATTTCCGCGCCTTCACCGGCGACGCCCGCGCGCGGTCGCGCTACTGGGCGCGCAGTTTCGTCGGTTGGCCTTCGTTCGACGGCGCTCAGCCCAATGCCGGGCACCGCGCGCTGGCGCGCTGGCAGCAACGCGAGCCGGCGCATGCGCTGGTGACGCAGAACGTCGACGCCCTGCACAGCCGCGCCGGCAGCCTCGACGTGGTCGATCTGCACGGCCGGCTCGACGAAGTGGTGTGCCTGGACTGCGGCGCGCGCCAGCCGCGCGCGCAGGTGCAGGAGGAACTGGCGCGGCGCAATCCGGACTGGCAAGGGCTCGGCGCGGTCGCCCTGCCCGACGGCGACGCCGATCTGGAAGGCCTGGAGTTCGAGCGCTTCCAGATCCCGCCCTGCGCCGCCTGCGGCGGCATGCTCAAACCCGACGTGGTGTTCTTCGGCGAAAACGTCCCGCGCGCGCGCGTGGCCGCCGCGCAGCAATCGCTGGCCGCGGCCGACGCGATGCTGGTGGTGGGGTCGTCGCTGATGGTCTATTCCGGCTTCCGCTTCGCCCGCGCGGCGCGCGAGGCGGGGCTGCCGCTGGCCTTGCTCAATCGCGGGGTGACGCGCGCGGACGAGATCGCGACCTTGAAGCTGGAAGCCGATTGCGGGGCGACCTTGGATGCCGCGCTGGCGTAG